From the genome of Brassica oleracea var. oleracea cultivar TO1000 chromosome C4, BOL, whole genome shotgun sequence:
AGCATGTTCAATCAAGGTTTTCTGGATCACTATCCCTCTCACGACCTGGTCTACATTTAAAAAAAGGAAGACCATATTGTCGTTACCAGTATTCAACACATGGAAAAGATATACCAGACATGCTTTTTGGAGACAAAACACAAAGAGTTGAGTTCAGGGTTCTAAAGATGAGGAACCTTTGCGTCTAAACACATTTTTCTTAGCACACAAGCAGCATTGTCGTAATACCTTAATAGTATGAGAGGAGAGATTTGTGAATAATACTTTAAAAAATGAAAAGAGAATGTTTGTATTTTAAGACCTTGGGTGTCTCCTATATATATACAGTCGATTTATTCTCATATTAATGATTTTAATATTTTGCAAAATAAATAATAAAATCGTTTAAAGAAAGATATTAAATGTGTATTGTCAAAAAATGATTTGCATATGATATGATTTTAACTTGTGCAAGTAATCCATATTAGAAAGGTAANNNNNNNNNNNNNNNNNNNNNNNNNNNNNNNNNNNNNNNNNNNNNNNNNNNNNNNNNNNNNNNNNNNNNNNNNNNNNNNNNNNNNNNNNNNNNNNNNNNNNNNNNNNNNNNNNNNNNNNNNNNNNNNNNNNNNNNNNNNNNNNNNNNNNNNNNNNNNNNNNNNNNNNNNNNNNNNNNNNNNNNNNNNNNNNNNNNNTAGCAAAATACCCGAACGGGTATTGAATAAGGAGAGATTGGATACCCGAACCCGAACGGATAATACCCGAACCCGAATGGATATCCGAAGATAACCGAACATATGTATAATTAACCTTATATTTTTAGTTTACATATCTCATTTTATATAAAATATTTATATTGATACTACACATACTTTAAGTTCATATGATATACATACAATTACGAAAAAAAATGATTTGCTACTCACTTAAAATGCATGTCAAGTTTTTTATTTAAAAAATTAACAAAAAGTTACATCCGAAATTTAAAAAAAATAACTAAATTAATGCCTTTTTAGTTTTAAAATGTTATGTCCAAATCTATTAACTATTCAATCTATTAAAAATAAAAAATTAGTTAGCTGAAAGTTATATTTTTAAATATAAAAACTTGAGAAATGAAAATTTTAATTTTTTTTTTCAAAATCTAAATATCCGAACCAGATCCGAAATAGCCGAATCTGAACTAAAAATACCCGAACCCGACCCGAAGTATAGAAATACCCGAACGGGTTCTATACCTCTATACCGAAATATCTGAAAATCCGAAATACCTGATCCGAACCCGAACGGGTACCTAATGCTAAACTAAATCGATAATTATTATCCCCTAGCTATATATGGGCTTAACGAAATCGACAATAGTTTTGGGCTTGTCTACATAAGCAATTGATTAAAATAAATGAAAAATAAAAATTCAAAAAAACCAGCCAATAGAATTATAACGTTTTTCCTGAGAAGCTCTATATGAGTGCCACCTCAGCAGAAATCACTAAAGTGACTTCTCTTTTAATGTATAGGAGGACTAAGTACAGTAATAATTTTCTAATAAGTGCTCGACAAGTGTTGGTTCACTTAAAGCATATTTGCTTTGATTAAAATATCTTCTTTTTTTTTGTAAGCTGGCTTTCATTTATACTAAGAAAAGAAAATATTACAAGCCCAAGGCTAGTGTTTTCAGGCAAATGCCTGGTTCCACATAACACAATCAAAAGCCCAAGAAAACTCAAATAAAGAATTTTCATGTTTGCAAGGCCCACCAACCCAAGAAAGTGAATCGGTGACAGTTTAGGAAGTTGGAGAAAGTTGTGTCGATGCTTACGAAGGAGTTGATCGAGTTGGAGTTGTTTCGAACCAACGCTGCATCATCTGTGAGGAGAGGGTAGGATTTGATTCCCTAAAGCTTTGGATTTTGTTTCTAATCAGACAGTCAAGCAAAGAGAAGATGGAATCAACCGACCTGAAGGTGTTGTTATGGTGACAGTCATTGTGCTCCTTCCATAACCAGTACACAGTTGCTTGCCATGAGAGGAGTGTAAGAAGACGCTCAGCTTTCCGCAGAGGTAGCGTCTCCATTTGGCGATCGTTTGACTCCAAGATCTCCTGGGGGTGATTCGCATCGCGTTTTTACCATTGTCAAGAGTGCGAAGCCGTAGGAGCAGTCAAAATATAGGTGATCTCTTGATTCGGGAGCCAAATTGCAGAGGAGGCAGGTATGATCTACTTGAATCCCCCATTGGATCATTCTATCTCTAGTTGGACACCGATCAAGAGTCACCAACCACAAGTGGAAAGAGTGTCTCGGGATAGCTCGAGGGAACCAAATTGCTTTAGTCCAAGATGGTTCTGAAATTGTACCTCGCAAGTAAGTGTAGATTGCTCCCGTGCTAAATTTTGTGGTTGTTGTTCCTTGTATCTCCCATTCGTAGTAATATTGTTGATTGGTAAGCTCAATTGTTGTCATGTAGGCATAGAGTTCAAGCATTGCTTCTGACCTAGCCGGTGGTAATCTCCAATTCCCCTCTCGATTCAGTGAAGCGATGGTTGCATTCAGCGGAATTCCTAGACGGCCACCAGGGAAGACCTGCGACATTGTTATGGAGCTTGTGGGTGCCCAATTATCTAGCCAAAGCGGACCGACCTTCCATTCTCAACCCTCATCTTGATTAAGGGGTACTTCTCCGTTCTCAGCTTGATCAGTTTATTAACTAACCAAGAGTTTGATTGGCTTGGTTTCACTGTCCAATAATTTTGCAGAGCGCCTTTAAGTACTACTTCCTTGAACCAAGCTGCCCATACCGAGTCCTCTCTGAAAAAGATTATCCAATTGAGTCGCACTGAGCAAGCCTTATTCCACACATGTAAGTCCTTTATCCCTAAGCCTCCTTGCTCTTTTGTTAGTGTCACTGTGTCCCACACCACTTTTGCTGAGTGATGACCCTCCAAATTTTCTTTCCAAAGGAAAAAGCCACACATTGAGTTTATCTTGTTGATGCAGGCTTTAGGTAGAATAAAAGCAGAACACCAAAAGGTTGTGATTCCCGCAATCACCGTCTTGATTAGGAGAAGCCGCCCCGCAAAAGACAGAGTTTTAACCGACCAAGAGGAGAGGCGAGATTTGACTTGCTGGAGTAGAGGTTCACAGTTCACTATAGACAGCTTTCTTGAGTTCAGAGGGACACCTAGATCACGGAAAGGAAGGGAGCCGTGCAGCATAACAGTAGGCGCTTGAATAGTACTTATTTCCTGATCTGATAAGCCCGAGGCATAGAAGTTTGTCTTCTGGAAGCTGACCGCAAGGCCTGATCTCAACTCAAATTCTTTTAGTACCTGAAGTACATTCTAGACAGAGCTGAAGGATCCATCGATGAAGATCAGGAGATCATCAGCGAAGGAGAGATGGGTAAGCTTCATTCTGTCACATCTGTTATGGTACTTGATTTTTCCATTTTGGGCTGCTTGGTTTAACATCAGAGAGAGGAAGTTCATGGCTATGACAAAGAGGTAGGGAGAGAGGAGGTCTCCTTGCCTGATCCCTCTCTTTCCTTTGAAGTAGCCATTAACAACTCCATTATAACCCACCATAAAACTGGTTGTGCATATGCAGGCTTTGATCCAAGAGATGAATTTTTGAGGTACTTGAAGACCTTCCAAGCAGGAGAGGAGGAATTCCCAAGACAGTGTGTCAAACGCCTTTGCAATGTCAACCTTAATGGTAATCCTTTTGGACCCAGTATGCTTGTGATACCCATGAATTAATTCACTCGCCAGTGTAGTATTTTCAACCAGCAGTCTATCTTTGACAAACGCTGTCTGGCTAGGCAAGATGAGCTCAGGTAGGAAGGGCTTCAGGCGAGTAACAAGCAGTCTTGAGATGACTTTATAGACCGTGTTGGGACATGAGATAGGACGGAAGTCTGTGATTTTGCTTGCTCCTGGGAATTTAGGAACGAGAGAGAGGATGGTGGCGTTGGCTGCGGCTGGTAGGAATGAGGATGCAAAGAAGTGTTGAATCGAGACTACAACCTCTGCTCCTAGAGTGTCCCAGATTGTTTTGAAGACCATCAGGCCCCGGAGCCTTGTTTTGATTTAGCTTGTAGAACTGCTTCTTTATCTCTGAGGCTATAGGAACTAACAACATTTGTTGCGACTGCAGTGCTGATACTCTGAAGTTGGTGAGTAGCGCAAACCAAGATGGTTGGGTAGCAATATGAGGCGGTCTATAGCTGAGAGGTCCCAAGACTGATTGAAAATGTGCTATGGCCAACTGGCTCATTTGAAGGGGGTCAGTAATTTGAATGCCCACAGCAGTGATGAATGACCTTATTGCGTTGTAGCTTGCTCGAACCTAACAGATACGATGGAAGTAGGTAGTGTTCAGATCCCCTTCTTGCAACCAGTTAATTCTTGACTTTTGTCTGAAAAAACATTCCTCTATTTGTCTTAGGAAGATCCATCGATCATGTAGATCCTTTTCCTCCAGGAACAACTGTTGGCTCGGTGCTTGAAGAGAGTGTACCTGCGCAGTTTGTAACAGATTGTAAGTCTACTTAACACTTTCTTGGATTTTAGAAAAGTTATCTCGGTTTAGAAGTTTCAAATCTATTTTGATGAGCTTAAGCTTCCAACAAAGTTGAGTGAGAGTCCAGCAATTGCTTCCGGCCCGAGACCAAGCGTCGTGTATCACCATGGTGAACTCCGGGTGTTTAGTTAGATAGTTTTGGAATTTAAAAGGTTGGGTTCCCGCTTTAGGTAACTGGAAAGCAAGGTCTAGAAGGCATGGGGTGTGGTCTGATATGTCTGGGGGTAGGAAGATGGCTGTGGCGTGGGGGTAGGCTAAGATAGTATTGCAATTGGTGAGAAGTCGATCAAGCTTCTTTGCAATAGGCATGTCAGGTTGACTGTTTTTCCATGTGTGGCAGGGACCGTTATATCTCAGATCAAAAAGCCCAGTCTGCAATAAGCAGTCTTGAAATTGGTACATCTGAAGATCTTGAGCATTGACAGTTGGAGATGAATGCTCCGAAGGCGTCAGGATTTGATTAAAGTCGCCTCCAACAATCCAACAATAGTTCTGCAAATCCAAGGAGTCGTGGAGACATAACAATTCTGTCCAGAGATCAGAACGGTCAGCAGTTAAGTTTGAAGCATACACTGCAGTATAGTAGAAAGGCACCGAGTTTGGGAGCTGTAGGATGCAAGTGATGCTCTGACTGCTTTGGTTTACAAACTGAACCTTCAGTGGGTGTTTCCAGATTAGGATGATTCTTCCATCTTCATCTGATAGGTGGTTTGAGACAAAGTTCCAGCCGGGGTAGAGCTT
Proteins encoded in this window:
- the LOC106339025 gene encoding uncharacterized protein LOC106339025 produces the protein MSQVFPGGRLGIPLNATIASLNREGNWRLPPARSEAMLELYAYMTTIELTNQQYYYEWEIQGTTTTKFSTGAIYTYLRGTISEPSWTKAIWFPRAIPRHSFHLWLVTLDRCPTRDRMIQWGIQVDHTCLLCNLAPESRDHLYFDCSYGFALLTMVKTRCESPPGDLGVKRSPNGDATSAES